A DNA window from Niabella yanshanensis contains the following coding sequences:
- the ppk1 gene encoding polyphosphate kinase 1 produces MELKGRDFSWLEFNERLLYEAADNTVPLAERLKFLSIYSSNLDEFSRVRIPTIIALGKVQKQSKADNAAIISGIINGQQERFGQIVKTVKEDLKKNGVFIVYNEPIPAIVLKEVTDYFFAHIAAFLRIAYPQSAGDFFPENNHIYLAAELKNENSKQLAVIAIPSDHLQRFFSLKKDGVQYVIFIDDIIRTQLPHLWPGITVDAAYSFKVTRDAEIDLDDEYKGNLAQKIAAQIAKRDFGLVTRLLYNAAMPDALLQQLVRSLGLQNAMIMPGGVYHNLKDLSAIPVKDAALKDEPWPALLYPLPATTLLESISRQDILLHLPFHNYDMVLRFFNEAALDRTVTEISMTMYRISGTSKIAEALITAALSGKKVTVFVELKARFDEANNITWARKMKAAGIRIIYSIPQMKVHAKVVLVKRKYEGHWQYLGLLGSGNFNEVTARFYTDQVLMTSNSSLLKDLDQLFQLLKKNKKSFTADALVPQQLLIAPFNLQTRFAALIDREIDHARAGRKAEIIVKINNLEDEKMIRKLYEASNAGVVVQLIVRGICRLVPGVTGQSEHITVRRIVDRYLEHGRIFRFRNNGRDEIYMGSADWMTRNLYRRIEVCFPVVDSKVKASLREVLNIYLRDNRKATWITVDGAHHPINGKGKKLQAQAAMYRWVKEQCE; encoded by the coding sequence ATGGAGTTAAAAGGACGTGATTTTAGCTGGCTTGAATTTAATGAGCGTTTGCTGTATGAAGCGGCGGATAACACCGTACCCCTCGCAGAGCGCTTAAAGTTCCTGTCTATATACTCCTCCAACCTGGATGAGTTTTCTAGGGTTCGTATTCCTACTATTATCGCCCTGGGAAAGGTACAAAAACAGAGTAAAGCAGATAATGCGGCCATTATTTCGGGTATCATCAACGGGCAGCAGGAGCGGTTCGGCCAGATTGTGAAGACTGTAAAAGAGGACCTAAAAAAGAACGGTGTTTTTATAGTATATAATGAGCCGATACCGGCCATCGTCTTAAAAGAGGTGACGGATTACTTTTTTGCTCACATCGCAGCCTTCCTGAGGATTGCTTATCCACAGTCTGCGGGTGATTTTTTCCCGGAGAACAATCATATTTATCTGGCAGCAGAACTTAAAAATGAAAATAGCAAACAATTAGCCGTTATAGCTATTCCCTCTGATCATTTACAGCGGTTTTTCTCTCTGAAAAAAGACGGTGTTCAATATGTGATCTTTATCGATGATATAATAAGGACGCAATTACCTCATTTATGGCCGGGTATTACGGTGGATGCGGCTTATAGTTTTAAAGTTACCCGTGATGCCGAAATTGACCTGGATGATGAATACAAAGGCAACCTGGCGCAGAAGATTGCGGCGCAAATAGCGAAGCGTGATTTTGGGTTAGTGACCCGGCTCCTGTATAATGCTGCCATGCCCGATGCGCTGTTGCAGCAATTGGTGCGCAGCCTGGGTTTGCAAAATGCAATGATCATGCCCGGCGGTGTTTACCATAATCTGAAGGATCTTTCAGCGATTCCGGTTAAGGACGCCGCTTTAAAGGATGAGCCCTGGCCTGCCTTATTGTATCCTTTACCCGCGACAACTTTACTGGAAAGTATCAGCAGGCAGGATATATTACTGCATCTGCCGTTTCATAATTATGATATGGTACTGCGCTTCTTTAACGAAGCAGCACTCGATAGAACTGTTACAGAGATCAGCATGACCATGTATCGCATATCGGGAACGTCGAAGATTGCAGAGGCCCTGATCACGGCGGCGCTGAGCGGTAAAAAAGTAACCGTTTTTGTTGAGCTGAAAGCCCGGTTTGATGAAGCCAATAATATTACCTGGGCCAGGAAAATGAAAGCGGCGGGTATCCGTATTATTTATAGTATCCCTCAAATGAAAGTGCATGCCAAAGTTGTTTTGGTGAAAAGAAAATATGAAGGTCACTGGCAATACCTGGGGCTCCTGGGTAGTGGTAATTTTAATGAAGTGACCGCCCGTTTTTATACCGACCAGGTATTGATGACCAGCAATAGTAGTTTATTGAAGGATCTGGATCAGCTCTTTCAGCTATTAAAGAAGAATAAAAAATCTTTTACAGCAGATGCGTTGGTTCCTCAGCAATTACTCATTGCGCCTTTTAATTTGCAAACCCGCTTCGCCGCGTTAATCGACAGGGAAATCGATCATGCCAGAGCAGGTCGCAAGGCTGAAATTATTGTCAAGATCAATAATCTGGAAGACGAAAAAATGATCCGGAAGCTGTATGAAGCTTCTAACGCCGGGGTAGTTGTACAATTGATCGTAAGGGGCATTTGCAGATTGGTGCCTGGTGTAACAGGGCAGAGTGAGCATATTACGGTAAGAAGAATTGTAGATCGCTACCTGGAACACGGCCGTATTTTTAGATTCCGGAATAATGGCCGGGATGAGATTTATATGGGCTCGGCCGATTGGATGACCCGTAATTTATACCGTCGTATCGAAGTGTGTTTCCCGGTAGTAGATAGCAAGGTGAAAGCCTCTCTGCGCGAGGTGCTGAACATTTATTTAAGAGATAACCGTAAAGCAACATGGATTACGGTAGACGGAGCTCACCATCCTATTAATGGTAAGGGCAAAAAACTACAGGCGCAGGCGGCTATGTACCGATGGGTTAAAGAACAGTGTGAATAA
- a CDS encoding SdiA-regulated domain-containing protein, protein MKQKELLILLLTGCFALLACGQQAEKALAAPPGYDWSVYEKIILPDDLLEISGIAFAPGRYDTLYAQQDEEGAVFKVGIPSGKYKRVKFGDGGDYEDIAVKADTLLILESDGSFYGFKLDSLGEKKVKPFGYYAKILPKGEYEGLFADAITGNYYALCKSCKGDKKNKQVTVYQLEWSRDSLIVAGHHAIDVSTIMAASGKKKVAVEPSALARHPVTGEWYIVSSVNKMLAVANKQWQVTATYPLSRKLLGQPEGIAFDGAGNLYISSEGDELLAGRILRFAYKKP, encoded by the coding sequence ATGAAGCAGAAAGAGTTACTTATTTTGTTATTGACAGGATGTTTTGCATTGCTGGCCTGCGGGCAGCAGGCAGAAAAAGCGTTGGCTGCACCGCCCGGTTATGATTGGTCGGTATATGAAAAAATAATATTGCCGGATGACTTACTTGAAATTTCGGGAATTGCTTTTGCGCCGGGGCGATATGACACGCTGTATGCGCAGCAGGATGAAGAAGGTGCGGTCTTTAAAGTAGGTATTCCGTCAGGGAAATATAAAAGAGTGAAATTCGGGGATGGGGGAGATTATGAAGACATTGCCGTTAAGGCCGATACCCTGCTGATACTGGAGTCTGATGGTTCTTTTTATGGATTCAAGCTCGATAGCCTCGGCGAAAAAAAAGTAAAACCTTTTGGCTACTATGCGAAGATACTGCCTAAGGGAGAATATGAAGGTCTGTTTGCAGATGCTATAACAGGGAACTATTATGCACTTTGTAAATCCTGCAAAGGTGACAAAAAAAATAAGCAGGTTACGGTTTATCAGTTAGAGTGGAGCCGGGATTCCTTAATAGTGGCAGGGCATCATGCCATTGATGTGAGTACAATAATGGCAGCTTCGGGAAAAAAGAAAGTAGCTGTTGAGCCCTCTGCATTAGCCAGGCATCCGGTGACAGGCGAATGGTATATTGTATCATCAGTGAACAAAATGCTGGCGGTAGCTAATAAACAATGGCAAGTTACAGCCACTTATCCGTTAAGCAGGAAGCTGCTGGGGCAACCTGAAGGTATTGCATTTGATGGAGCCGGTAACTTATATATCAGCAGTGAGGGCGATGAACTGCTGGCAGGGAGAATATTGAGATTTGCTTATAAGAAGCCTTAA
- a CDS encoding BamA/TamA family outer membrane protein yields MITRTLITLVGLITSTVLAAQPQPVQRVILIGDAGEINHEQTTVIPDAAAKVLPGITSVFYLGDNVYPRGMGLPGTKAEAEGQAILRSQFAPLRAKGAPVYFLPGNHDWDRMGKQGLAKIKAQGDFITAQNDPQLKMIPANGCPDPVEISLGDQAVVIAYDSEWWLFPYNKENKDAECDCDTETEVLEKLSGLFWKNKDKLILLASHHPFRSYGVHGGKYNWKDHLFPLTTLNKNMWIPLPGLGSLYPLLRKSVFMNAEDLGHPEYQQLIQRVEAVAEGFPNIIKVAGHEHGLQLIDDKGLQVVSGAGAKSTYAKKGKHALFTDEKQGFAVIDIFADKTSGIQFNVYGKDGVVREAYKHTAGYTAGDNSLPSESSGLRGDSITVAAKAKYDQVGRLHRKIFGENYRKEWAAPTRLPIIHLSRLQGGLKPLQRGGGMQTVSIRLADTSGKEWVLRSVNKVPDAVLPEGLRSTFASDLVDDYVSGQHPYSALIIPPLASAIKVPHASPVIGVVAPDPNLGMYNQLMAGSVALLEEREPGGNSDNSEKLVKALLKDNDNTFKAKTFFRAMLLDLLVSDWDRHEDQWRWLNTSNTKDKDYAPVPRDRDQVLKINTGIVPKMITRSWLMPTFQGFDSIIPSVKYSLYKHRFVHAFPAFQFAKDEWKEMTADFVNKMTDSVIDVAIAQLPASSRTIRGAALAATMKKRRDQLPAAMDRYYNFYNQVVDLRLSDKNEQVLLEDAPGGGLHLIVRKINKDGEVKGKLVDRVYEPEITREIRLYTGAGTDTISVGHSNSRIKLRMIGGKGDKHIAVVQPGPGIRFYSQSGGVTYSGDESRIRKKISDDSLQTAFVPVNLYSKTMPLITGGFNRDDGLILGGGFRHIQQKGFRKLPYSSSQQLLVSGAFATAAYQVKLKADWIEVAGKADIELQAFTFAPHNTHNFFGIGNNTVYDKTHAITYYRSRYTIAQVDPLLRWRLDKNVTLRLGPSFQYYSMEEDDNEDRFILTQPLLSYDSAELTRSRLFAGALFSYEKDSRNSNLFPTKGGYFSLQIRGYTGLNRYSRSLVQALPVMAVYMPLNHQSSIILANRTGGGVTLGNAAFYQSMFQGGHDNLRGFRNYRFAGEHMLYNNLELRMRLAQIGSYILPGQLGATFFYDAGKVWAKGADSGEIHQGIGGGIYFAPANIAVFQLLAGYSKEGWNPHFTMGFRF; encoded by the coding sequence ATGATTACACGGACACTTATTACACTCGTGGGACTTATCACTTCGACGGTACTTGCCGCGCAACCTCAACCGGTGCAGCGTGTTATATTAATTGGTGATGCAGGTGAGATCAACCATGAACAAACAACGGTGATTCCCGATGCGGCTGCTAAAGTGTTGCCAGGTATTACTTCCGTTTTTTATTTAGGAGACAATGTATATCCCAGGGGTATGGGGTTACCGGGCACTAAAGCCGAAGCTGAGGGGCAGGCGATCCTGCGTTCGCAGTTCGCACCTTTACGGGCTAAGGGGGCGCCGGTATATTTCCTTCCGGGTAATCACGATTGGGATCGCATGGGAAAACAAGGCCTGGCAAAGATCAAAGCACAGGGAGATTTTATTACTGCTCAAAACGATCCCCAACTTAAAATGATTCCCGCTAATGGCTGTCCTGATCCGGTTGAAATTTCTTTGGGCGACCAGGCGGTCGTAATCGCCTACGATTCGGAGTGGTGGCTGTTCCCCTATAATAAAGAGAACAAAGATGCCGAATGTGACTGCGATACCGAAACGGAAGTACTGGAAAAGCTGTCAGGCTTATTCTGGAAAAATAAGGACAAGCTAATCCTGCTGGCCAGTCATCACCCTTTCCGTTCTTATGGGGTCCATGGAGGAAAGTACAATTGGAAGGATCATTTGTTCCCGTTAACTACGCTTAATAAAAATATGTGGATACCCTTGCCAGGCTTGGGTTCTTTATACCCGCTGTTGCGCAAGAGTGTTTTTATGAATGCGGAAGACCTGGGCCATCCTGAATACCAGCAACTGATACAAAGGGTGGAAGCTGTTGCGGAGGGTTTTCCGAATATCATTAAAGTGGCAGGGCATGAACATGGTTTGCAATTGATCGACGATAAAGGCCTGCAGGTGGTAAGCGGTGCGGGCGCTAAAAGCACCTATGCAAAAAAAGGAAAGCACGCGCTGTTTACTGACGAAAAGCAGGGATTTGCAGTGATCGACATTTTTGCTGATAAAACATCCGGCATACAGTTCAATGTATACGGCAAGGATGGTGTTGTGCGTGAAGCTTATAAGCACACAGCAGGCTATACTGCCGGAGATAACAGCCTGCCTTCTGAAAGCAGTGGCCTTCGGGGGGATAGTATAACGGTTGCCGCAAAAGCGAAATACGATCAGGTAGGGCGTCTGCACCGCAAGATATTCGGAGAGAATTATCGTAAAGAATGGGCTGCCCCAACCAGGCTGCCCATAATACACCTGAGCCGGTTACAGGGCGGGCTAAAGCCCCTGCAAAGAGGGGGTGGTATGCAAACCGTCTCAATCAGGCTGGCAGATACCAGCGGCAAAGAGTGGGTGTTGCGCAGCGTTAATAAAGTACCTGATGCCGTATTGCCCGAAGGGCTGCGCAGCACTTTTGCGAGCGACCTGGTAGATGATTATGTAAGCGGCCAGCATCCTTATTCAGCGTTGATCATTCCCCCGCTGGCCAGCGCCATAAAAGTGCCGCATGCTTCACCGGTTATCGGAGTGGTAGCGCCTGATCCTAACCTGGGTATGTATAACCAGCTGATGGCAGGTAGTGTTGCGTTGCTGGAAGAAAGAGAGCCGGGTGGTAACTCGGATAATTCGGAAAAGTTGGTAAAAGCATTATTGAAGGATAATGATAATACTTTTAAAGCGAAGACTTTTTTCAGGGCAATGTTGCTTGACCTGTTGGTTTCGGACTGGGACCGCCACGAAGACCAATGGCGTTGGCTGAATACCAGTAATACTAAAGATAAAGATTACGCGCCGGTACCCCGTGATCGCGACCAGGTACTGAAGATCAACACCGGCATTGTACCTAAAATGATAACCCGGAGCTGGTTGATGCCAACTTTCCAGGGATTTGACAGCATAATACCGTCGGTAAAGTACTCCCTGTACAAGCATCGTTTTGTACATGCGTTTCCTGCTTTCCAATTTGCCAAAGACGAGTGGAAAGAAATGACTGCCGATTTTGTAAATAAGATGACCGACTCGGTAATCGACGTGGCCATAGCGCAGCTACCGGCTTCGTCGAGGACTATCCGTGGCGCAGCGTTGGCTGCAACTATGAAAAAAAGGCGCGATCAATTGCCCGCCGCAATGGACAGGTATTATAATTTTTATAACCAGGTAGTGGATCTGCGGCTTAGTGATAAAAATGAGCAGGTGCTTTTGGAAGACGCACCAGGTGGTGGCTTGCACCTCATTGTCAGGAAAATTAACAAGGATGGTGAGGTGAAAGGTAAGCTGGTAGACAGGGTGTATGAACCGGAAATTACGAGAGAGATCAGGCTGTATACCGGTGCAGGTACGGATACGATATCGGTTGGGCACTCCAATTCCCGTATCAAACTGCGGATGATCGGCGGAAAGGGCGATAAGCACATAGCTGTAGTACAACCTGGGCCAGGTATTCGTTTTTACAGCCAATCCGGCGGAGTTACCTATTCAGGTGATGAGAGTCGCATCCGTAAAAAGATCAGTGACGATTCTTTGCAAACAGCTTTTGTTCCTGTAAATCTATATTCTAAAACCATGCCCCTGATTACCGGGGGCTTCAACCGGGATGATGGATTGATATTGGGCGGCGGATTCAGGCATATTCAACAAAAGGGATTCAGAAAACTACCGTATAGCAGTTCACAGCAACTCCTGGTATCCGGGGCCTTTGCCACAGCAGCTTACCAGGTCAAGCTAAAGGCCGACTGGATTGAAGTGGCCGGTAAGGCCGATATTGAACTGCAGGCCTTTACCTTTGCGCCACACAATACACATAATTTCTTCGGCATTGGTAATAATACGGTGTATGATAAAACGCATGCTATTACTTATTACCGGAGCCGTTACACCATTGCTCAGGTAGATCCTTTACTGCGCTGGCGCCTGGATAAAAACGTTACCCTCCGGCTAGGGCCTTCTTTTCAGTATTACAGCATGGAAGAGGACGATAATGAAGACCGGTTTATTCTTACACAGCCCCTGTTGAGTTACGATAGCGCCGAGCTTACGCGTAGCAGATTATTTGCCGGTGCCTTGTTTTCCTATGAAAAAGATAGCCGTAATAGTAACCTGTTCCCAACAAAAGGCGGCTATTTTTCGTTACAGATTAGAGGTTATACCGGATTGAACCGTTATAGCCGGTCGCTGGTACAGGCCTTGCCGGTCATGGCTGTTTATATGCCACTGAATCATCAGTCCTCCATCATACTGGCCAATAGAACAGGAGGCGGGGTGACGTTAGGTAATGCAGCTTTCTACCAGTCAATGTTCCAGGGCGGACATGATAATTTACGGGGTTTCCGTAATTACCGGTTCGCCGGTGAGCATATGCTGTACAATAACCTGGAGCTGAGAATGCGTTTAGCGCAAATTGGCAGTTATATTCTGCCAGGTCAGTTAGGCGCTACTTTCTTCTATGATGCCGGTAAAGTATGGGCAAAAGGAGCTGATAGTGGTGAAATACACCAGGGTATCGGCGGTGGTATTTATTTTGCGCCTGCAAATATTGCAGTATTTCAATTATTGGCAGGATATTCTAAGGAAGGGTGGAACCCGCATTTCACAATGGGTTTCAGGTTTTAA
- a CDS encoding GAF domain-containing protein, whose translation MDTFLHKYLDITQINTSFSFAPYYRFLKKRIEGTDEVKRQMFQYFASRIEEAGVQERDVAADEISAYKGLLDILYVSLTNVTIDGDKDLWGITAPFTSTFAYGTPSLYRSFIEKNTGWLKPEFEANFKEIGLAALKNIYHTILDQLYGIAHPSKDEFIYRYIDSATGLYRFFKINFGHDFIDIKYNNELPELSERMITSITEDDVFVRYMLRKLPLTGFSFRGFGVVTIADVTQQQTMVYIKERLWKLKDDVSCMEEGFEDLRVAVKSLLGSNKIEIGAMPFIIMNNRMVRKAGEGLIGGSELSEQEAQTFFKTFEADSKPVVVDDIASLGSRFPLVEKILKGTPYRTYAAMPIFYQQKVYGVVELFATEPGLITAERIKLLERLYIELAQLMKVGHEMFENDIRAVISDRFTVIQPSVAWKFDDVALAYLQQQKVHGKVIQKVPIVFESVYPFYGAVDIRNSSLIRNNAIRADWQLQLQWLRKTANELAQFDLPYVQQLMQQQIEFLKDNNVDQPISSETISTSNALDKVLRKLLGTLRTEQPETAAICNAYLNAIDLANGSCSINRRNLDMSMQQTISSIDILLDEMNNRMQEIYPAYYNKFRTDGIEYDLYAGQTISPEKPFSNDQLHELHIIQLEYMRKVALANAAQQHALLVPLQSTQLIFVNSDVIDITFREDEKRFDVEGAYNIRYQMIKKRIDKVHLRGSQERLTQPGKIAVVYINEADVEDYKTLLQQQVKKGLFVNLEHLQLEDLQGISGLKALRVTVKED comes from the coding sequence ATGGATACGTTTTTACATAAATATTTGGATATTACTCAAATCAATACGAGCTTTTCCTTTGCGCCGTATTACAGGTTTTTAAAAAAAAGGATAGAAGGGACAGATGAAGTGAAAAGGCAAATGTTTCAATATTTTGCTTCACGGATAGAAGAGGCAGGCGTGCAGGAGCGGGATGTGGCGGCGGACGAAATATCTGCCTATAAAGGACTGCTGGATATTTTATATGTAAGTCTTACCAATGTAACTATCGACGGGGACAAAGATCTTTGGGGTATTACAGCGCCATTTACATCTACATTTGCGTATGGTACCCCCTCATTATATCGCTCGTTTATAGAAAAAAATACCGGCTGGCTGAAACCCGAATTTGAAGCTAACTTTAAGGAGATTGGCCTGGCGGCTCTAAAAAATATTTACCATACCATATTAGATCAGCTCTATGGTATCGCCCATCCTTCAAAAGATGAGTTTATTTACCGGTACATCGACAGTGCAACCGGCTTATACCGTTTTTTTAAGATCAATTTCGGCCACGATTTTATTGATATAAAATATAATAACGAACTGCCTGAGCTAAGTGAACGCATGATTACCAGTATTACCGAAGATGATGTTTTCGTGAGGTACATGTTGAGGAAATTACCGCTTACAGGGTTTTCCTTTCGTGGCTTTGGTGTGGTAACTATTGCCGATGTGACACAACAGCAAACCATGGTATATATCAAGGAGCGGTTGTGGAAACTGAAAGATGATGTTTCCTGTATGGAGGAAGGCTTTGAAGATCTTAGGGTAGCCGTAAAATCATTGCTGGGATCTAACAAAATTGAAATTGGCGCCATGCCGTTCATCATTATGAATAACCGGATGGTAAGGAAGGCAGGAGAAGGTCTGATTGGAGGATCCGAATTGAGTGAGCAGGAGGCGCAGACTTTTTTCAAGACATTTGAAGCGGATAGCAAGCCGGTTGTGGTTGATGATATAGCCAGTTTGGGATCCCGGTTCCCACTGGTAGAAAAAATCCTAAAAGGAACGCCGTATCGGACTTACGCTGCCATGCCTATTTTTTACCAGCAGAAAGTATATGGTGTGGTTGAATTATTTGCCACTGAGCCGGGACTGATCACAGCAGAACGCATTAAATTACTGGAGCGACTATATATAGAGCTGGCGCAACTAATGAAAGTGGGGCACGAAATGTTTGAGAACGATATCAGGGCCGTTATATCAGACCGTTTTACAGTGATTCAGCCCTCGGTTGCCTGGAAATTTGACGATGTAGCCCTGGCTTATCTTCAACAACAAAAGGTGCATGGTAAGGTGATTCAGAAGGTGCCGATTGTTTTTGAATCGGTATATCCTTTTTACGGGGCAGTAGACATTCGTAATTCTTCGCTGATCAGAAATAATGCAATCAGGGCCGACTGGCAACTGCAACTGCAATGGTTACGTAAAACAGCTAATGAACTGGCGCAATTTGATTTGCCATATGTACAGCAACTGATGCAACAGCAGATCGAATTTTTGAAAGATAATAATGTAGATCAACCCATCAGTAGCGAAACGATATCCACTTCTAATGCGTTGGATAAAGTATTGAGAAAGCTGCTGGGTACATTGAGAACCGAGCAGCCGGAAACGGCGGCGATCTGTAATGCCTACCTTAATGCAATAGATCTGGCCAATGGTTCCTGTAGTATTAACCGCCGCAACCTCGATATGTCGATGCAACAAACCATTTCCAGCATCGATATTTTACTTGATGAAATGAATAACCGGATGCAGGAGATCTATCCGGCTTATTATAATAAGTTCCGTACCGATGGTATAGAATATGATCTCTATGCAGGGCAAACCATTAGTCCGGAAAAGCCTTTCAGCAATGATCAGCTACATGAACTGCATATAATACAGCTGGAGTACATGCGCAAAGTAGCGCTGGCCAATGCTGCCCAGCAACATGCTCTTTTGGTGCCTTTGCAATCTACCCAGCTTATTTTCGTAAACAGCGATGTGATCGATATTACTTTCAGGGAGGATGAGAAACGCTTTGATGTGGAAGGAGCTTATAATATCCGGTACCAGATGATCAAAAAGCGGATCGATAAAGTGCATCTGCGCGGCTCGCAGGAGCGGCTTACGCAACCCGGTAAAATTGCTGTTGTTTACATCAATGAAGCGGATGTGGAAGACTATAAGACTTTGTTACAGCAACAGGTTAAAAAAGGATTATTTGTGAACCTGGAACATCTTCAGCTCGAAGATCTGCAGGGTATCAGCGGACTAAAAGCATTGCGCGTAACCGTTAAAGAAGATTAG
- a CDS encoding phosphatase PAP2 family protein: MIIYIFITQLAEAQTDSSSIPNPALPDSSAIISATDTATYYKLNKDYIKSFIPALTYTLSRPAHWDKKEWMRFSLLAAGTGALLLADWEIRNVVQHNRSNAGESFARVVEPFGNTYGLYLFPAMYAVGAITKQPKIESAGLTGAKALAISTVIYTASKKLIRRNRPDAASSSWDYAAPFAKPGYTSSPSGHSNTIFTAATLIALEFKDHKWVGPLAYTIATATAASRIYHNRHWASDVVLGSLMGHFVTKAVWKASQKKPRRVPKY; encoded by the coding sequence TTGATCATTTACATTTTTATTACTCAATTAGCGGAGGCACAAACCGATAGCTCCTCCATCCCGAATCCTGCATTGCCCGATAGTTCTGCAATAATTTCCGCAACGGATACCGCAACTTATTACAAACTGAACAAAGATTATATTAAAAGCTTTATACCGGCTCTCACCTATACCCTCTCAAGGCCGGCGCATTGGGATAAAAAAGAATGGATGCGTTTTTCATTGTTAGCTGCGGGAACAGGCGCCCTGCTGCTGGCCGACTGGGAAATCCGTAATGTAGTGCAACATAACCGCTCCAACGCTGGAGAAAGTTTTGCCCGGGTAGTAGAACCTTTTGGAAATACATATGGTCTTTATCTCTTCCCGGCCATGTATGCAGTAGGCGCTATCACTAAACAACCTAAAATTGAATCTGCCGGTCTTACCGGCGCCAAGGCCCTTGCTATTTCTACGGTTATATATACGGCTTCGAAAAAACTGATACGCCGTAATCGCCCGGATGCCGCTTCATCGTCCTGGGATTATGCTGCTCCCTTTGCAAAACCAGGTTATACTTCATCACCCAGTGGCCACAGCAATACCATTTTTACTGCGGCTACACTAATTGCACTGGAATTTAAGGATCATAAATGGGTAGGGCCACTGGCTTATACCATTGCTACAGCTACGGCAGCTTCCCGCATTTACCATAACCGGCACTGGGCAAGCGATGTGGTACTGGGCTCTCTGATGGGCCATTTTGTAACGAAAGCCGTTTGGAAGGCCAGCCAGAAAAAACCCAGGAGAGTACCTAAATACTAA